The following proteins are encoded in a genomic region of Coffea eugenioides isolate CCC68of chromosome 6, Ceug_1.0, whole genome shotgun sequence:
- the LOC113776093 gene encoding 18 kDa seed maturation protein-like codes for MQAIKEKAANVAASAKSGMEKTKATMQEKVDRAAANNPTEKEMATERKEQKVNQAEFDKRAAQEHNAAARNATKNTGQPHTYSTTGAPGHPTGTHQQSALPGHGTGQPTGQVTEGVVESHHIGTATGTGRTNAAHNTHVGAATNIGGSYT; via the exons ATGCAGGCCATCAAGGAGAAAGCAGCCAATGTTGCCGCCTCAGCCAAGTCCGGAATGGAGAAAACCAAGGCCACCATGCAAGAGAAG GTTGATCGTGCCGCTGCAAATAATCCAACTGAGAAAGAGATGGCGACAGAGAGGAAGGAACAGAAGGTGAATCAGGCTGAATTTGACAAGCGTGCGGCTCAGGAGCATAACGCTGCGGCTAGGAATGCAACCAAAAACACTGGCCAGCCGCACACCTATTCCACCACGGGTGCACCAGGACATCCTACCGGGACTCATCAGCAGTCGGCCTTGCCCGGCCATGGCACCGGACAGCCCACCGGACAAGTTACCGAAGGCGTGGTTGAGTCCCACCACATTGGGACGGCCACTGGGACTGGCAGGACTAATGCTGCCCATAACACCCATGTTGGTGCGGCTACTAACATTGGTGGTTCTTATACTTAG
- the LOC113776168 gene encoding protein LE25-like, which translates to MQKAKETSADVAASAKSGMDKTKAALQEKAEKMTTDPVKKEMAERKKEEKFFEAECEKGRMRQAARRGDHNLHTAGDPLGHAGYSAQGPVREDYPTSVTSGVVGSQYPAGVNTGSGRTGVLDPDRVDVGRPGVQDPGVGGGGARTGYGPGATY; encoded by the exons ATGCAGAAAGCAAAGGAAACATCAGCCGACGTAGCTGCTTCGGCAAAGTCCGGTATGGATAAGACCAAGGCCGCTTTACAAGAAAAG GCTGAAAAGATGACTACTGATCCAGTGAAAAAGGAGATGGCTGAGCGGAAGAAAGAGGAAAAGTTCTTTGAAGCAGAGTGTGAGAAGGGACGGATGCGCCAAGCTGCCAGGAGAGGCGACCACAACCTCCACACGGCGGGTGATCCGCTCGGCCACGCTGGTTACTCGGCTCAAGGGCCGGTTAGGGAGGATTATCCAACTAGCGTGACTAGTGGAGTTGTTGGGTCGCAGTATCCTGCTGGAGTGAACACGGGGAGTGGAAGGACCGGTGTTCTTGATCCTGACCGGGTGGATGTGGGCAGACCGGGAGTTCAAGACCCCGGGGTTGGCGGCGGAGGAGCTAGGACTGGTTATGGACCTGGTGCTACATATTAG